One Corallococcus exiguus DNA segment encodes these proteins:
- a CDS encoding response regulator: protein MPELPPSAYPALFEHTRDGVLVLDPTLRVVAVNRAAEALLGPRDLWVGRSVEGVLPGWTPPQVSSPGDAALETELPVGPVRSVRVQAVPQDGGWLLLLRGLDAALAAESILRQQKEFFEAVVRHSPVAIVTISRAFEVLSWNPAAERLFGYAPQEALGRNILKLVANVDDIRPQAEETSREVLSKDRVHVVTKRVRKDGTVVDVELRAMPVTVAGQSMGFIAIYHDVTDLQRARQSAEDANQAKSLFLATVSHEIRTPMNAIIGMAGLLMDTALTPEQRDFASTIRQSGDALLGLLNDMLDFSKIEAGRVELEQQPFNLRQCVESVLDLLAMRASEKSLDLGYHVTDETPVSVVGDGARLRQVLLNLVGNAVKFTERGGVSISVDTPRQPLAPGGLFELHFSVQDTGLGITEAARAGLFQPFNQLDESVSRRYGGTGLGLAISKRLVEAMGGRLWMESEGVPGKGATFHFTFQAREAPRGAEALRPDALKLHGRRVLVVDDNAINRKLLGRQLAAWGMAIVEVGSGAEALAKLESGARFDLAILDHRMPLMDGPTLAAHIRQQRDARELPLLLLTSFDQRDAQPPGLFTAVLPRPVKASQLHDALMTCLAQDLISARPMPVTPAPATRERSVFNSRPGEQMPLRILLVEDNPTNQKLALLVLDRLGYPADTANNGREGLTLLARKRYDVVLMDVQMPELDGLATTRQLRRDMPRGDQPWIIAMTANAMTSDRRECLDAGMDDFLSKPIRVEELISALRRAWERLQREPGAAPSTRAPAGPRMGAPRIRGLESGALERLWQSLDGQVERMLPELVDTALESMPRLMEDARGALARGELENLARAAHTLKSNAAYFGAAMLESLCWDIEQRADARVLDGMEPLVDHCQKALDESRQLLEQLKGTVVSGPRPDAF, encoded by the coding sequence TTGCCCGAACTGCCACCCAGCGCGTATCCGGCCTTGTTCGAGCACACGCGTGACGGCGTGCTCGTCCTGGACCCGACCCTGCGGGTCGTGGCCGTGAACCGCGCCGCGGAGGCGCTGCTGGGCCCTCGCGACCTGTGGGTGGGGCGGTCCGTGGAGGGCGTGCTGCCGGGCTGGACGCCCCCCCAGGTCTCTTCTCCGGGCGACGCTGCCCTGGAAACAGAGCTTCCGGTGGGCCCGGTGCGCTCCGTGCGGGTGCAGGCGGTGCCGCAGGACGGCGGCTGGCTGCTGCTGCTGAGGGGCCTGGACGCGGCCCTGGCGGCCGAGTCCATCCTCCGGCAGCAGAAGGAGTTCTTCGAGGCGGTGGTGCGCCACAGCCCGGTGGCCATCGTCACCATCAGCCGCGCCTTCGAGGTGCTGTCCTGGAACCCCGCCGCGGAGCGGCTCTTCGGGTACGCGCCGCAGGAGGCGCTGGGCCGCAACATCCTCAAGCTCGTGGCCAACGTGGACGACATCCGTCCGCAGGCCGAGGAGACGTCGCGCGAGGTGCTGAGCAAGGACCGCGTGCACGTCGTCACCAAGCGCGTGCGCAAGGACGGCACGGTGGTGGACGTGGAGCTGCGCGCCATGCCGGTGACGGTGGCGGGCCAGTCCATGGGCTTCATCGCCATCTACCACGACGTCACCGACCTCCAGCGGGCGCGCCAGTCCGCCGAGGACGCCAACCAGGCCAAGAGCCTGTTCCTGGCCACCGTGAGCCACGAAATCCGCACGCCGATGAACGCCATCATCGGCATGGCGGGGCTGTTGATGGACACGGCGCTCACGCCCGAGCAGCGCGACTTCGCGTCCACCATCCGCCAGAGCGGGGACGCGCTGTTGGGGCTGCTCAACGACATGCTGGACTTCTCCAAGATCGAAGCCGGCCGGGTCGAACTGGAGCAGCAGCCCTTCAACCTGCGGCAGTGCGTGGAGTCCGTGCTGGATCTGCTCGCCATGCGCGCGAGCGAGAAGTCCCTGGACCTGGGCTACCACGTCACGGACGAGACGCCGGTCAGCGTGGTGGGGGACGGCGCGCGCCTGCGGCAGGTGCTGCTCAACCTGGTGGGTAACGCGGTGAAGTTCACCGAGCGCGGCGGGGTGTCCATCTCCGTGGACACGCCGCGCCAGCCGCTCGCGCCGGGCGGCCTCTTCGAATTGCACTTCTCGGTGCAGGACACCGGCCTGGGCATCACCGAGGCCGCGCGCGCGGGCCTCTTCCAGCCCTTCAACCAGCTGGATGAATCCGTGTCGCGCCGCTACGGCGGCACGGGGCTGGGGCTGGCCATCAGCAAGCGGCTGGTGGAGGCGATGGGCGGGCGGCTGTGGATGGAGAGCGAGGGCGTGCCGGGCAAGGGCGCCACGTTCCACTTCACCTTCCAGGCGCGCGAGGCCCCGCGCGGCGCGGAGGCCCTGCGTCCGGACGCGCTGAAGCTGCACGGCCGGCGCGTGCTGGTGGTGGACGACAACGCCATCAACCGCAAGCTGCTGGGCCGCCAGCTGGCCGCGTGGGGAATGGCCATCGTGGAGGTGGGCTCCGGCGCGGAGGCGCTGGCCAAGCTGGAGTCCGGGGCCCGCTTCGACCTGGCCATCCTGGACCACCGCATGCCGCTGATGGACGGGCCCACGCTGGCGGCGCACATCCGCCAGCAACGCGACGCGCGCGAGCTGCCCCTGCTGCTGCTCACCTCGTTTGATCAGCGCGACGCGCAGCCGCCCGGCCTCTTCACGGCGGTGCTGCCCCGGCCGGTGAAGGCGTCGCAGCTGCATGACGCGCTGATGACGTGCCTGGCCCAGGACCTCATCTCCGCCCGGCCCATGCCCGTCACGCCCGCGCCCGCCACGCGCGAGCGCTCCGTGTTCAACTCGCGCCCTGGCGAGCAGATGCCGCTGCGCATCCTGCTGGTGGAGGACAACCCCACCAACCAGAAGCTGGCGTTGCTGGTGCTGGACCGGTTGGGCTACCCGGCGGACACCGCGAACAACGGCCGCGAGGGGCTGACCCTCCTGGCGCGCAAGCGCTACGACGTCGTGCTGATGGACGTGCAGATGCCGGAGCTGGACGGCCTGGCGACGACGCGCCAGCTGCGCAGGGACATGCCCCGCGGTGACCAGCCGTGGATCATCGCCATGACGGCCAACGCGATGACGTCGGACCGCCGCGAGTGCCTGGACGCGGGCATGGACGACTTCCTCAGCAAGCCCATCCGTGTGGAGGAGCTCATCTCCGCGCTGCGCCGCGCCTGGGAGCGCCTGCAGCGCGAGCCCGGGGCCGCCCCCTCCACCCGTGCACCAGCGGGCCCGCGCATGGGGGCCCCGCGCATCCGGGGCCTGGAGTCGGGCGCGTTGGAGCGGCTGTGGCAGTCCCTGGACGGGCAGGTGGAGCGGATGCTCCCTGAGCTCGTGGACACCGCGTTGGAGAGCATGCCCCGGCTGATGGAGGACGCGCGGGGGGCGCTCGCGCGTGGCGAGCTGGAGAACCTGGCGCGCGCCGCGCACACGCTCAAGTCCAACGCGGCCTACTTCGGCGCGGCCATGCTGGAGTCGCTGTGCTGGGACATCGAGCAGCGCGCGGACGCCCGGGTGCTGGACGGAATGGAGCCGCTCGTCGACCACTGCCAGAAGGCGCTGGACGAAAGCCGCCAGCTCCTGGAGCAGCTCAAGGGCACCGTGGTGTCCGGGCCAAGGCCTGACGCCTTCTAG
- a CDS encoding Hsp70 family protein, whose amino-acid sequence MSTSAAPILGIDFGTTNTAAAFFDKANKLRVVPIADKSLTLPSIAWFHAGDKAIVGPAARRQIIDDPRHTIFGAKRFLGRRFQSEYVARHRNRFAFELVEGPDGYTAVEVYGKVTPLIDVAHFILKHLNTLATHAAGTPFKECVLTVPAHATIRQREAIRRAAEKAGLRVRAIVNEPTAAALYYANLRNPEQTVMVFDLGGGTFDVTLMSVQNRVVKVLATGGDAFLGGANFDEAIVESLVDDFQKQHGIDLRGNKVVMQRLVFAAESAKMALSSGASVPIRIPCITQKDGAFVDFNVTLTRERMEAMVFQLIERIAAACDDVLEKAGLKPDAIDELVMVGGQTRMPAIRKRLAHFKKLSSDKEVHPELGVAVGAAILGRNLARGISGLSDVVPMPIGAMVPGGGQHEVLPANTPVPGTRSVDLELPPWPGPVPVALFEALDRTTVERELLGTVRIEPDWRVAHPGPTTLELRMGPDFSLTASLVAKDGQRQPLTISDPNAPQRA is encoded by the coding sequence ATGAGCACGAGCGCCGCCCCCATCCTCGGCATTGACTTCGGGACCACCAACACCGCGGCGGCCTTCTTCGACAAGGCGAACAAGCTGCGCGTGGTGCCCATCGCGGACAAGAGCCTCACCCTGCCCTCCATCGCGTGGTTCCACGCGGGCGACAAGGCCATCGTCGGCCCCGCGGCGCGGCGGCAGATCATCGACGACCCGCGCCACACCATCTTCGGCGCCAAGCGCTTCCTGGGCCGCCGCTTCCAGTCCGAGTACGTGGCCCGCCACCGCAACCGCTTCGCCTTCGAGCTGGTGGAGGGCCCGGACGGCTACACCGCAGTGGAGGTGTACGGGAAGGTGACGCCGCTCATCGACGTGGCGCACTTCATCCTCAAGCACCTCAACACGCTGGCCACGCACGCGGCCGGGACCCCGTTCAAGGAGTGCGTGCTCACCGTGCCCGCGCACGCCACCATCCGCCAGCGGGAGGCCATCCGCCGCGCCGCGGAGAAGGCGGGCCTGCGCGTGCGCGCCATCGTCAACGAGCCCACCGCCGCGGCGCTCTACTACGCCAACCTGCGCAACCCCGAGCAGACGGTGATGGTGTTCGACCTGGGCGGCGGCACCTTCGACGTCACCCTCATGTCCGTGCAGAACCGCGTGGTGAAGGTGCTGGCCACCGGCGGCGACGCGTTCCTGGGCGGCGCCAACTTCGATGAAGCCATCGTGGAATCGCTGGTGGACGACTTCCAGAAGCAGCACGGCATCGACCTGCGCGGCAACAAGGTCGTGATGCAGCGCCTGGTGTTCGCCGCCGAGTCCGCGAAGATGGCGCTCTCCAGCGGCGCGTCCGTCCCCATCCGCATCCCCTGCATCACGCAGAAGGACGGCGCCTTCGTGGACTTCAACGTCACGCTCACCCGCGAGCGGATGGAGGCCATGGTGTTCCAGCTCATCGAGCGCATTGCCGCCGCGTGCGACGACGTGCTGGAGAAGGCGGGCCTGAAGCCGGACGCCATCGACGAGCTGGTGATGGTGGGCGGCCAGACGCGCATGCCCGCCATCCGCAAGCGCCTGGCCCACTTCAAGAAGCTGTCGTCGGACAAGGAAGTGCACCCGGAGTTGGGCGTGGCCGTGGGCGCGGCCATCCTGGGGCGCAACCTGGCGCGCGGCATCAGCGGCCTGTCGGACGTGGTGCCCATGCCCATTGGCGCCATGGTGCCCGGCGGCGGCCAGCACGAGGTGCTCCCCGCCAACACGCCCGTGCCCGGCACTCGCTCCGTGGACCTGGAGCTGCCGCCCTGGCCCGGCCCCGTGCCGGTGGCCCTCTTCGAGGCGTTGGACCGGACCACCGTGGAGCGCGAGCTCCTGGGCACCGTGCGCATCGAACCGGACTGGCGCGTGGCCCACCCGGGCCCCACGACGCTGGAGCTGCGCATGGGGCCGGACTTCTCGCTCACCGCGAGTCTCGTCGCGAAGGATGGACAGCGGCAGCCGCTCACCATCAGCGACCCGAACGCGCCCCAACGGGCCTAG
- a CDS encoding GIY-YIG nuclease family protein — MASGDDSRAARAERKRAYKEAEVPMGIYAIRCHANGKLFVGHALNLTAMFNRIRFEFAQRMHRVPELQADWERHGEAAFSFEVLDKLPPREEPGGPPPAEELKVLEEMWLERLKPYGDAGYNTPPRT, encoded by the coding sequence ATGGCGTCCGGTGACGACTCGCGCGCGGCCCGCGCGGAACGCAAGCGCGCGTACAAGGAAGCGGAGGTGCCCATGGGCATCTACGCCATCCGCTGCCACGCCAACGGCAAGCTGTTCGTGGGCCACGCCCTCAACCTGACCGCGATGTTCAACCGCATCCGGTTCGAGTTCGCCCAGCGCATGCACCGCGTCCCCGAGCTGCAGGCGGACTGGGAGCGCCACGGCGAAGCGGCCTTCTCCTTCGAGGTGTTGGACAAGCTCCCACCCCGCGAGGAGCCCGGCGGGCCTCCGCCCGCGGAGGAGCTGAAGGTGCTGGAGGAGATGTGGCTGGAGCGCCTGAAGCCCTACGGCGACGCCGGCTACAACACGCCACCCAGGACCTGA